A section of the Phacochoerus africanus isolate WHEZ1 chromosome 4, ROS_Pafr_v1, whole genome shotgun sequence genome encodes:
- the ADM gene encoding pro-adrenomedullin, translating into MKLVPVALMYLGSLAFLGADTARLDVAAEFRKKWNKWALSRGKRELRLSSSYPTGLADLKAGPAQTVIRPQDVKGSSRSPQASIPDAARIRVKRYRQSMNNFQGLRSFGCRFGTCTVQKLAHQIYQFTDKDKDGVAPRSKISPQGYGRRRRRSLPEASLGRTLRSQEPQAHGAPASPAHQVLATLFRI; encoded by the exons ATGAAGCTGGTTCCTGTAGCCCTCATGTACCTGGGCTCGCTCGCCTTCCTGGGCGCTGACACAGCTCGGCTCGACGTGGCGGCAGAGTTCCGAAAGAA atGGAATAAGTGGGCTCTAAGTCGTGGAAAAAGAGAACTTCGGCTGTCCAGTAGCTACCCCACCGGGCTCGCCGACTTGAAGGCTGGGCCTGCCCAGACTGTCATTCGGCCCCAGGATGTGAAGGGCTCCTCTCGCAGCCCCCAGGCCAG cATTCCGGATGCAGCCCGCATCCGAGTCAAGCGCTACCGCCAGAGTATGAACAACTTCCAGGGCCTGCGGAGCTTCGGCTGTCGCTTTGGGACTTGCACCGTGCAGAAGCTCGCGCACCAGATCTACCAGTTCACGGACAAAGACAAGGACGGCGTTGCCCCTCGGAGCAAGATCAGCCCCCAGGGCTACGGCCGCCGGCGCCGACGCTCTCTGCCCGAAGCCAGCCTGGGCCGGACTCTGAGGTCCCAGGAGCCACAGGCGCACGGGGCCCCGGCCTCCCCGGCGCATCAAGTGCTCGCCACTCTCTTTAGGATTTAG